The Devosia sp. A16 genome includes a window with the following:
- a CDS encoding GNAT family N-acetyltransferase, which produces MDIPVIETERLILRAYTPEDFDAFAAMWADPDVVHFIGGRVFTREQSWQRFLTRAGGWQHLGFGFFATFEKESGQLVGEAGFHEARRIIEPSLEGTLEAGWALMPSAQGWGYATEAMQAAIGWAETQFPGRRMTCLINVDNLASMRVAGRLGFKEFARTIYGDDKVVLFQR; this is translated from the coding sequence ATGGACATTCCAGTGATCGAAACCGAGCGGCTGATCCTCCGCGCCTATACGCCTGAGGATTTCGACGCTTTCGCCGCCATGTGGGCGGATCCGGACGTGGTGCATTTCATCGGTGGCCGGGTGTTCACCCGCGAGCAGAGCTGGCAGCGCTTCCTGACCCGGGCAGGAGGCTGGCAGCATCTCGGCTTCGGCTTTTTCGCGACCTTCGAGAAGGAGTCCGGGCAACTGGTCGGCGAGGCCGGTTTCCACGAGGCCCGGCGCATCATCGAGCCGTCGCTCGAGGGGACGCTCGAAGCGGGCTGGGCGCTGATGCCGTCGGCGCAGGGCTGGGGCTATGCCACCGAAGCGATGCAGGCCGCGATCGGCTGGGCCGAGACGCAGTTCCCGGGCCGCCGGATGACCTGCCTGATCAATGTCGACAACCTCGCATCGATGCGGGTCGCGGGCCGGCTCGGCTTCAAGGAGTTCGCCCGCACGATCTATGGCGACGACAAGGTGGTACTGTTTCAGCGCTGA
- a CDS encoding ABC transporter ATP-binding protein: protein MAHIELKNIKKSFGLVDVIKGVDLEIFSGEFMVFVGPSGCGKSTLLRLMAGLEDITSGEMTFDGTLVNALAPSKRGIAMVFQSYALYPHMTVYENMAFGMELAKSSKEAIKQRVEKAAELLQITPYLARLPKQLSGGQRQRVAIGRAIVRDPKVFLFDEPLSNLDAALRVATRLEIAKLHHQMNSSTMVYVTHDQVEAMTLADRICVLRDGLVEQVGTPLELYENPQSLFVAGFIGSPKMNFLNGEIASKFGANTIGVRSEHIEIADRDGAWKGKVVHSESLGSDSYVYVDIGAGGDPIIVRQEGTHLHQPDSDISIAPIPGKIYRFDKAGKPVRN, encoded by the coding sequence ATGGCGCATATCGAACTCAAGAACATCAAGAAGTCCTTCGGCCTCGTCGATGTAATCAAGGGCGTCGATCTCGAAATCTTCTCGGGCGAGTTCATGGTCTTCGTCGGCCCCTCCGGCTGCGGCAAGTCCACGCTGCTCCGCCTGATGGCCGGACTCGAGGACATCACCTCGGGCGAGATGACCTTCGACGGCACGCTGGTCAACGCGCTGGCACCGTCGAAGCGCGGCATTGCCATGGTGTTCCAGTCCTACGCGCTCTACCCGCACATGACGGTGTACGAGAACATGGCGTTCGGCATGGAGCTGGCCAAGTCGAGCAAGGAAGCGATCAAGCAGCGGGTGGAAAAGGCGGCCGAGCTGCTGCAGATCACCCCGTATCTGGCCCGGTTGCCCAAGCAGCTCTCGGGCGGGCAGCGCCAGCGCGTCGCCATCGGCCGCGCTATCGTGCGCGACCCGAAAGTGTTCCTGTTCGACGAGCCGCTCAGCAACCTCGATGCGGCGCTGCGCGTCGCGACCCGGCTCGAGATCGCCAAGCTCCATCACCAGATGAACAGCTCGACGATGGTCTACGTGACGCACGACCAGGTCGAAGCGATGACGCTTGCCGACCGCATCTGCGTGTTGCGCGACGGCCTGGTCGAGCAGGTGGGCACGCCCCTCGAGCTCTATGAGAACCCGCAATCTCTGTTCGTCGCCGGCTTCATCGGCTCGCCCAAGATGAACTTCCTCAATGGCGAGATCGCTTCGAAGTTCGGCGCCAACACCATCGGCGTGCGCTCCGAGCATATCGAGATCGCCGACCGCGACGGTGCCTGGAAGGGCAAGGTGGTGCACTCCGAAAGCCTCGGCTCGGACAGCTATGTCTATGTCGATATCGGCGCCGGTGGTGACCCCATCATCGTGCGCCAGGAAGGCACCCACCTCCACCAGCCCGACTCCGACATCTCGATCGCCCCGATCCCCGGCAAGATCTACCGTTTCGACAAGGCGGGCAAGCCGGTCAGGAACTGA
- a CDS encoding bifunctional metallophosphatase/5'-nucleotidase, producing MKKLLFGAAALALSAGLTGAAQAEFSLKILHINDFHSRFESITGTDSTCNAEGEQKGECFGGIARLKTAIDAERAKATAAGENVVLFSAGDEFQGSLFYTQYKSEIVADFMNDMGFDVVATGNHEFDDGPAEFAKFIASAKFPIIGGNFDTTKDADLKGLPKGVIVLNIAGEKVGVVGATTEDTPDIASPGPNVAFESVTEYVKGAVDALEGAGINKIIVVSHIGYNVDQDLAKAVSGIDVIVGGHTHTFLGTGKGEAGPYPTLIKNPDGVDVPIVQAGQYGKVLGDLTVTWDDAGKVVSATGAPILLDASVTPDQGFLDRVAELGKPLEALKAEVIGNATDVIQGDRNVCRVEECSMGNLVADAQLDRVADQGVTISIANSGGLRASIDAGEITMGEVLTVLPFSNTLATFQLTGADLVASLENGVSQIEEIAGRFPQVAGLKYTFDKSKPVGSRISDVLVKDGDNWVPIDPAKTYGIVTNNYVRGGGDGYELFGTKAVNAYDFGPPLEKVVADYIAKLGGDYTPYTDGRITDASPAAAPAPAAEPAAPAEAPAAPAEAPAAPATTEAPVTPAVPAPAEAPAPAPAEAPAAPAGTPAMEAPAMEAPAMAPAPEAPKQ from the coding sequence ATGAAGAAGCTGTTGTTCGGCGCCGCGGCGCTGGCGCTGTCAGCCGGATTGACCGGCGCGGCGCAGGCCGAGTTCTCGCTCAAAATCCTCCACATCAATGATTTCCACTCGCGCTTCGAATCCATTACCGGCACTGACTCGACCTGCAACGCCGAAGGCGAGCAGAAGGGCGAGTGCTTCGGCGGCATCGCGCGCCTGAAGACCGCCATCGACGCCGAACGCGCCAAGGCCACGGCAGCGGGCGAGAACGTCGTGCTGTTCTCGGCGGGCGACGAATTCCAGGGGTCGCTGTTCTACACCCAGTACAAGTCCGAGATCGTCGCCGACTTCATGAACGACATGGGCTTCGACGTGGTCGCCACCGGCAACCACGAGTTCGACGACGGCCCGGCCGAGTTCGCCAAGTTCATCGCCTCGGCCAAGTTCCCGATCATCGGCGGCAATTTCGATACCACCAAGGACGCTGACCTCAAGGGTCTGCCCAAGGGCGTGATCGTCCTCAACATCGCCGGCGAGAAAGTCGGCGTCGTCGGCGCCACCACCGAGGATACCCCGGACATCGCCTCGCCCGGCCCGAACGTGGCGTTCGAGAGCGTCACCGAATACGTGAAGGGCGCCGTCGACGCGCTCGAGGGCGCGGGGATCAACAAGATCATCGTGGTCAGCCATATCGGCTACAACGTCGATCAGGACCTCGCCAAGGCCGTCTCCGGCATCGACGTGATCGTTGGCGGCCACACCCATACCTTCCTCGGCACCGGCAAGGGCGAGGCCGGCCCCTATCCCACGCTGATCAAGAACCCCGACGGCGTCGACGTGCCGATCGTCCAGGCCGGGCAATACGGCAAGGTGCTGGGCGACCTCACCGTCACCTGGGACGATGCCGGCAAGGTGGTTTCCGCCACCGGAGCGCCGATCCTGCTCGATGCCTCGGTGACGCCCGACCAGGGCTTCCTCGACCGCGTCGCCGAACTGGGCAAGCCGCTCGAGGCACTGAAGGCCGAAGTGATCGGCAACGCCACCGACGTCATCCAGGGCGACCGCAATGTCTGCCGTGTCGAGGAATGCTCGATGGGTAACCTCGTGGCCGACGCCCAGCTCGATCGTGTCGCCGACCAGGGCGTCACCATCTCGATCGCCAACTCGGGCGGACTGCGCGCCTCGATCGATGCGGGCGAGATCACCATGGGTGAAGTGCTGACGGTGCTGCCCTTCTCCAACACTCTCGCCACCTTCCAGCTCACCGGCGCCGACCTCGTCGCCTCGCTGGAAAACGGCGTCAGCCAGATCGAGGAAATCGCCGGCCGCTTCCCGCAGGTCGCGGGGCTGAAATACACCTTCGACAAGTCCAAGCCGGTCGGCTCGCGCATCTCCGACGTACTGGTCAAGGATGGCGACAACTGGGTGCCGATCGACCCCGCCAAGACCTACGGCATCGTCACCAACAACTATGTGCGCGGCGGCGGCGACGGCTACGAACTGTTCGGCACCAAGGCGGTAAATGCCTACGACTTCGGCCCACCGCTGGAAAAGGTGGTCGCCGACTACATCGCCAAACTCGGCGGCGACTACACGCCCTACACCGACGGCCGCATCACCGATGCCTCTCCGGCGGCGGCACCCGCACCGGCAGCTGAACCCGCGGCTCCGGCTGAAGCACCGGCGGCTCCGGCTGAAGCACCGGCGGCTCCTGCGACTACCGAGGCTCCGGTCACACCCGCCGTCCCGGCTCCGGCCGAGGCCCCCGCACCGGCGCCTGCCGAAGCCCCGGCTGCGCCGGCCGGGACACCGGCCATGGAAGCTCCGGCGATGGAGGCTCCCGCCATGGCCCCTGCCCCGGAGGCCCCGAAGCAGTAA
- a CDS encoding cytochrome b/b6 domain-containing protein: MTDQAIDRVEVGKPVKAKGPLIYRQAVLTRITHWVWAIAMFFLLLSGLQIWNAHPALYVGQQSGFAFDNAILRIGAENTDAGPRGFTTVFGQKFDTTGVLGMSDLRGNPNFVGFPGWATIPSFRDLATGRVVHFFFAWVLSGALAIWLLSSLANGHLWRDVILKPRDLRELPGDIWAHLRFKFHHGRSYTPLQKFAYFGVFFILFPLIILTGLSMSPTMNAGWPWLVELFGGRQTARTIHFIVMLLLVLFFVVHIAMVVLAGPINELRSMITGNYRTSPGTEPDSGSRRSASLPLEGRERWRGWSGDHRWTPTPIPSGEQAAGAPGKEKSK; the protein is encoded by the coding sequence ATGACCGATCAGGCAATCGACAGAGTCGAGGTTGGCAAACCTGTGAAGGCGAAAGGTCCGCTGATCTATCGGCAGGCGGTCCTGACCCGCATCACCCACTGGGTGTGGGCGATCGCCATGTTCTTCCTGCTGCTGAGTGGCCTGCAGATCTGGAACGCCCATCCGGCGCTCTATGTCGGGCAGCAGTCGGGCTTCGCGTTCGACAATGCGATCCTGAGGATCGGGGCGGAGAACACCGACGCGGGGCCGCGCGGCTTCACCACGGTGTTCGGCCAGAAGTTCGACACCACCGGGGTGCTCGGGATGAGCGACCTTAGGGGGAACCCCAACTTCGTCGGCTTCCCCGGCTGGGCCACCATCCCGTCGTTCCGCGACCTTGCCACCGGTCGGGTGGTGCATTTCTTTTTTGCCTGGGTACTCTCGGGCGCACTCGCCATCTGGCTGCTGTCGAGCCTCGCCAACGGCCACCTGTGGCGCGACGTGATCCTCAAGCCGCGCGACCTCAGGGAGCTCCCCGGCGATATCTGGGCGCATCTGCGCTTCAAATTCCATCACGGCCGCAGCTATACGCCGCTGCAGAAATTCGCCTATTTCGGGGTGTTCTTCATCTTGTTCCCGCTGATCATCCTCACCGGGCTCTCGATGTCGCCGACGATGAATGCCGGCTGGCCGTGGCTGGTCGAACTGTTCGGCGGCCGGCAGACGGCGCGCACCATCCACTTCATCGTGATGCTGCTGCTGGTGCTGTTCTTCGTGGTGCATATCGCCATGGTGGTGCTGGCGGGGCCGATCAACGAACTGCGCTCGATGATCACGGGCAACTATCGCACCAGCCCGGGCACCGAGCCGGACTCTGGGTCTCGCCGCAGCGCCTCCCTCCCCCTTGAGGGGAGGGAACGATGGAGGGGGTGGTCCGGTGATCACCGATGGACCCCCACCCCCATCCCCTCAGGGGAGCAGGCAGCCGGTGCGCCGGGTAAGGAGAAGTCGAAATGA
- a CDS encoding NrsF family protein, whose protein sequence is MSDDLLDRLVADLKPTPPAALPARLFGWAGLGVVLSALLMLAWLGPRPDMMEAPGTMMFWTKFAYTAIFAVVGGVAALNLARPGGSLRRQVIGLAILVLLVGAGGLVQLVLMGPDQMSRLVMGSTALRCPFYIVALSVPIYAGIVFAMRRAAPTNPTLAGFAAGLFAGGAGVWVYAFHCTESGMPFIAIWYTAGVLATALLGAVIGRFVLRW, encoded by the coding sequence ATGAGTGACGACCTGCTCGACCGGCTGGTTGCCGACCTCAAGCCGACACCACCCGCCGCGCTGCCGGCCCGACTGTTCGGCTGGGCCGGCCTCGGCGTGGTGCTCTCGGCGCTGCTGATGCTGGCCTGGCTCGGTCCCCGGCCGGACATGATGGAAGCCCCCGGCACCATGATGTTCTGGACCAAGTTCGCCTATACCGCGATCTTCGCCGTGGTCGGCGGCGTCGCGGCGCTCAACCTGGCGCGTCCGGGCGGCAGCTTGCGCCGGCAGGTGATCGGACTTGCCATCCTGGTGCTGCTGGTCGGCGCCGGCGGCCTCGTCCAGCTCGTGCTGATGGGCCCCGACCAGATGAGCCGGCTGGTGATGGGCAGCACCGCCTTGCGCTGCCCGTTCTACATCGTCGCGCTCTCGGTCCCGATCTACGCCGGCATCGTCTTCGCCATGCGCCGCGCCGCCCCGACCAACCCGACCCTCGCCGGCTTTGCCGCCGGATTGTTCGCCGGCGGCGCCGGCGTCTGGGTCTACGCCTTTCACTGCACCGAAAGCGGCATGCCGTTCATTGCCATCTGGTACACGGCGGGCGTGCTGGCAACGGCGCTGCTCGGGGCGGTGATCGGGCGGTTTGTGTTGCGGTGGTAG
- a CDS encoding ThuA domain-containing protein, with the protein MPIRVTVWGENVHEQKNKAVAENYPKGMHGQIAALIGEDKNLVPTTVTLQDPEHGMTVEKLANTDVLVWWGHAAHGEVKDEIVERVVQRVWEGMGLIVLHSGHHSKVFKRLMGTPANLHWREAGERERIWVVNPGHPIAKGLGPYFELENEEMYGEPFSVPEPLETVFVSWFQGGEVFRSGLTYRRGAGNIFYFRPGHETYPTYHDANVGKVLRNAVNWAYNPDNHAHLLKAPNTPVDKAIEHIVERGAKLTHHPK; encoded by the coding sequence ATGCCGATCCGCGTCACCGTCTGGGGTGAGAATGTCCACGAGCAGAAGAACAAGGCGGTGGCCGAGAACTACCCCAAGGGAATGCACGGCCAGATCGCCGCGCTGATCGGCGAGGACAAGAACCTCGTCCCCACCACGGTGACCCTGCAGGATCCCGAGCACGGCATGACGGTGGAAAAGCTCGCCAACACCGATGTGCTGGTGTGGTGGGGACACGCGGCACATGGCGAAGTGAAGGACGAGATCGTCGAGCGCGTGGTGCAGCGCGTGTGGGAAGGCATGGGGTTGATCGTGCTCCATTCCGGCCATCACTCCAAGGTGTTCAAGCGCCTGATGGGCACGCCGGCCAACCTGCACTGGCGCGAGGCCGGCGAGCGCGAGCGCATCTGGGTGGTGAACCCGGGCCATCCGATCGCCAAGGGACTCGGCCCCTATTTCGAACTCGAGAACGAAGAGATGTACGGCGAGCCCTTCTCGGTACCCGAGCCGCTCGAGACGGTGTTTGTCTCGTGGTTCCAGGGCGGCGAAGTGTTCCGCTCGGGACTCACCTATCGCCGCGGCGCCGGCAACATCTTCTACTTCCGCCCGGGTCACGAAACCTATCCGACCTATCACGACGCCAATGTCGGCAAGGTGCTGCGCAATGCGGTGAACTGGGCCTACAACCCGGACAATCACGCACATCTGCTGAAGGCGCCGAACACTCCGGTGGACAAGGCGATCGAGCACATCGTCGAGCGCGGCGCCAAGCTGACGCATCACCCCAAGTGA
- a CDS encoding Gfo/Idh/MocA family protein translates to MRLLILGTGRMANSHAKAFQTIEGVQMVGAVDTIPENLATFCDTYGIANRFSSLDDALAWGDFDAVDNITPDSIHHPTTLKVLAAGKHVFCEKPLAPNYGLAMEMVEAAEQAGLINMVNLTYRNVAELHKAREIIASGAIGEVKHIEASYLQHWLALRDFNDAANLAGTWLWRLSKGHGSNGTVGDIGIHILDFTTFAIGQPIVAMNSRLQTFQKVPGDRIGEYVLDANDSFIISAEFANGAIGTIHSSRWASGHSNDQRLRVYGNKGGLELSHGHWGSLLRVCAGEDVATSTWREVKAEPVKTNYQRFVEAVRTGVQDDPDFRHAAGLQKILDLALIADLDRKEHRV, encoded by the coding sequence ATGCGACTCCTCATTCTCGGTACCGGCCGCATGGCCAACAGCCACGCCAAGGCCTTCCAGACCATCGAAGGCGTTCAGATGGTGGGCGCCGTCGACACCATCCCCGAGAACCTCGCTACGTTCTGCGATACTTACGGCATCGCCAACCGGTTCTCGTCGCTGGATGACGCTCTCGCCTGGGGCGATTTCGATGCCGTCGACAACATCACGCCGGATTCGATCCACCACCCGACGACGCTGAAAGTGCTTGCTGCCGGCAAGCACGTGTTCTGCGAAAAGCCGCTGGCGCCGAACTATGGGCTGGCGATGGAAATGGTCGAGGCCGCCGAGCAGGCCGGGCTGATCAACATGGTCAACCTCACCTACCGGAACGTCGCCGAGCTGCACAAGGCGCGCGAGATCATTGCCTCGGGCGCGATCGGCGAGGTCAAGCATATCGAGGCGAGCTACCTGCAGCACTGGCTGGCGCTGCGTGATTTCAACGATGCGGCCAACCTCGCCGGCACCTGGCTGTGGCGGCTCAGCAAGGGCCACGGCTCGAACGGCACGGTCGGCGATATCGGCATCCATATTCTCGATTTCACCACCTTCGCCATCGGCCAGCCGATCGTCGCCATGAACTCGCGCCTGCAGACCTTCCAGAAGGTGCCGGGGGACCGCATCGGCGAATATGTGCTCGATGCCAATGACAGCTTCATCATTTCGGCCGAATTCGCCAATGGCGCCATCGGCACCATTCACTCGTCGCGCTGGGCCTCGGGCCATTCCAACGACCAGCGGCTGCGCGTCTACGGCAACAAGGGCGGGCTGGAACTGAGCCACGGCCACTGGGGCTCGCTGCTGAGGGTCTGCGCCGGCGAGGATGTCGCGACCTCGACGTGGCGCGAAGTGAAGGCCGAACCGGTCAAGACCAACTACCAGCGCTTCGTCGAAGCGGTGCGGACGGGTGTGCAGGACGACCCGGACTTCCGCCATGCCGCGGGGCTGCAGAAAATCCTCGACCTGGCGCTCATTGCCGATCTCGACCGCAAGGAACATCGGGTCTGA
- a CDS encoding Gfo/Idh/MocA family protein: MRMLILGTGGMAAQHAKHFAAIDGVSVVAGVDVDPNRLEKFNTTHNIPNGFASLDAAIAWGEFDAVANVTPDSIHHATSIAALKAGKHVFCEKPLATDATKAFEMVEVAEASGLINMVNLTYRNVAQLQKAREIVLSGAIGAVKHVESSYLQSWLVSKAWGDWRTESQWLWRLSKKHGSNGVLGDIGVHILDFASYGSGLEIEHVFARLKTFDKADGNKIGEYELDANDSFTMAVDFDNGALGVIHASRWATGHMNELRLRVYGEKGGVEVQHRHDGSRLRVCLGENVESGTWEEMEVPPVPTNYQRFAEAVKTGTMQEPSFRHAAELQKVLDLATVSEQQRKELPTH, encoded by the coding sequence ATGCGCATGCTCATCCTCGGCACAGGCGGCATGGCCGCCCAGCACGCCAAGCACTTTGCCGCCATCGACGGGGTCAGCGTCGTTGCCGGCGTCGACGTCGATCCGAACCGGCTCGAGAAGTTCAACACCACCCACAACATCCCGAACGGCTTCGCTTCGCTCGACGCGGCGATCGCCTGGGGCGAGTTCGACGCCGTGGCCAACGTGACGCCGGATTCGATCCACCACGCCACCTCGATCGCAGCGCTCAAGGCCGGCAAGCACGTGTTCTGCGAGAAACCGCTGGCGACCGACGCCACCAAGGCGTTCGAGATGGTCGAGGTGGCCGAGGCATCGGGCCTGATCAACATGGTGAACCTCACCTACCGGAACGTGGCACAGTTGCAGAAGGCGCGCGAGATCGTGCTCTCGGGCGCCATCGGCGCGGTCAAGCACGTGGAATCGAGCTACCTGCAGAGCTGGCTGGTGTCCAAGGCCTGGGGCGATTGGCGCACGGAATCGCAGTGGCTATGGCGGCTGTCGAAGAAGCACGGCTCGAACGGCGTGCTCGGCGATATCGGCGTGCACATCCTCGATTTCGCCTCCTATGGCTCGGGTCTCGAGATCGAGCACGTGTTCGCGCGTTTGAAGACCTTCGACAAGGCGGACGGCAACAAGATCGGCGAGTACGAACTCGACGCCAATGACAGCTTCACCATGGCGGTGGATTTCGACAATGGCGCCCTGGGCGTGATCCACGCCAGCCGCTGGGCCACCGGCCACATGAACGAGCTGCGGCTGCGGGTCTATGGAGAGAAGGGCGGCGTCGAGGTGCAGCACCGCCACGACGGCTCGCGCCTGCGCGTCTGCCTCGGGGAGAACGTCGAGAGCGGCACCTGGGAAGAGATGGAGGTCCCGCCGGTGCCGACCAACTACCAGCGCTTCGCCGAGGCGGTGAAGACCGGCACGATGCAGGAGCCAAGCTTCCGCCATGCCGCGGAACTGCAGAAGGTGCTGGACCTCGCGACGGTGTCGGAGCAGCAGCGCAAGGAACTGCCGACGCATTGA
- a CDS encoding GlsB/YeaQ/YmgE family stress response membrane protein — protein sequence MEVIGVILIGLIVGFIAKLITPGDPKPRGFILTAVLGIVGAFVATWLGQQIGWLHQGEPANFLGAIVGSVIVLLIWRQLARPR from the coding sequence ATGGAAGTCATCGGCGTCATCCTGATCGGTCTGATCGTCGGGTTCATCGCCAAACTGATCACGCCGGGCGATCCCAAGCCGCGCGGCTTCATCCTTACCGCGGTGCTCGGCATCGTCGGGGCGTTTGTCGCGACCTGGCTGGGCCAGCAGATCGGTTGGCTGCACCAGGGCGAGCCGGCCAACTTCCTCGGCGCCATAGTCGGCTCGGTGATCGTGCTGCTGATCTGGCGCCAGCTGGCGAGGCCGCGCTGA
- a CDS encoding ThuA domain-containing protein produces MRSALIVWGGWNGHDPEECAALYRRWLHEDGYSVRVETDLQVFADPAIHELSLIIPIYTMSKIEKEPLANLVKAIEGGVGLAGHHGGMSDAFRDAVDYQFVVGGQWVAHPGNIIDYTVEVTRPEDPIMQGIPASFPYTSEQYYMHMDPSVEVLATTTFSGQHAPWTKGVVMPVVWKRQYGAGKVFHSTLGHRATEFENPHMATILRRGINWAARDEG; encoded by the coding sequence ATGCGGAGTGCCTTGATCGTCTGGGGCGGGTGGAACGGGCACGATCCCGAGGAATGCGCGGCCCTCTACCGGCGCTGGCTGCACGAGGACGGCTATTCGGTGCGGGTGGAAACCGATCTCCAGGTGTTCGCCGATCCGGCGATCCACGAGCTCAGCCTGATCATCCCGATCTACACCATGAGCAAGATCGAGAAGGAGCCGCTGGCGAACCTGGTGAAAGCCATCGAAGGCGGCGTCGGCCTCGCCGGGCACCATGGCGGGATGAGCGACGCGTTCCGCGACGCGGTCGACTATCAGTTCGTGGTCGGCGGCCAATGGGTGGCGCACCCGGGCAACATCATCGACTATACGGTCGAGGTGACGAGGCCCGAGGATCCGATCATGCAGGGCATCCCGGCCTCGTTCCCCTACACGTCCGAGCAGTACTACATGCACATGGACCCCTCGGTCGAGGTACTGGCGACCACCACCTTTTCCGGCCAGCACGCGCCGTGGACCAAGGGCGTGGTGATGCCGGTGGTGTGGAAACGGCAATATGGGGCGGGCAAGGTGTTCCACTCGACCCTGGGGCATCGCGCCACCGAGTTCGAGAACCCGCACATGGCGACGATCCTGCGCCGCGGGATCAACTGGGCGGCTCGGGACGAGGGTTAG
- a CDS encoding carbohydrate ABC transporter permease: MDLWAITKRVAFYALVLFIVVVAVFPFYYAILTSFKSGTDLFRVSYWPTSFSLDNYAAVLNVGDFPRNVLNSIFVASVTVLLALFLAVTASFALSRVRFRGRGLILMTILAVSMFPQIAVLAGLFEVIRFLGIYNTPWALIFSYTIFTLPFTVWVLTTFMRDLPIEIEEAAIVDGATPWVIITRVFMPLMWPALVTTGLLAFIGAWNEFLFALTFTSSNATRTVPVAIALLSGGTQHEIPWGAIMAASVIVTVPLVILVLVFQRKIISGLTAGGVKG, from the coding sequence ATGGACCTGTGGGCGATCACCAAGCGCGTCGCCTTCTATGCGCTGGTGCTGTTCATCGTGGTGGTGGCGGTGTTCCCGTTCTACTACGCGATCCTGACCAGCTTCAAATCAGGCACCGACCTGTTCCGGGTATCGTACTGGCCGACCTCGTTCTCGCTCGACAATTACGCGGCCGTGCTGAACGTCGGCGATTTCCCGCGCAACGTGCTGAACTCGATCTTCGTCGCCTCGGTCACGGTGCTGCTGGCGCTGTTCCTGGCGGTGACCGCCTCGTTTGCGCTGAGCCGGGTGCGGTTCCGGGGCAGGGGGCTGATCCTGATGACCATCCTCGCGGTCTCGATGTTCCCGCAGATCGCGGTGCTGGCCGGCCTGTTCGAGGTGATCCGCTTCCTCGGCATCTACAACACGCCCTGGGCGCTGATCTTTTCCTACACCATCTTCACGCTGCCGTTCACCGTGTGGGTGCTCACCACCTTCATGCGCGATCTGCCGATCGAGATCGAAGAGGCGGCCATCGTCGATGGCGCGACGCCGTGGGTGATCATCACCCGGGTGTTCATGCCGCTGATGTGGCCGGCCCTGGTGACGACGGGGCTGCTCGCCTTCATTGGAGCGTGGAACGAGTTCCTGTTCGCCCTGACCTTCACCTCGTCCAATGCGACCCGCACCGTGCCGGTGGCCATTGCGCTGCTGTCGGGCGGCACGCAGCACGAAATCCCGTGGGGCGCGATCATGGCGGCATCGGTGATCGTCACCGTACCGCTGGTGATCCTCGTCCTCGTCTTCCAGCGCAAGATCATTTCCGGCCTGACCGCCGGCGGCGTAAAGGGCTAA
- a CDS encoding sigma-70 family RNA polymerase sigma factor produces the protein MSVTSDMEARLRALMLKALEGDAGAYRTLLEELRRYLRPYFLRRLTPGLAANSDDLVQDTLMAIHTRRLTYDRAQPLTAWVHAIARYKLIDHFRRSRVRATVPLEDDAALFARDEAGDASARMDVDAVLATLPSRPAELIRQTRLEGASIAEAAARTGMSESAVKVSIHRGLRSLADRFGGRSDE, from the coding sequence ATGAGCGTCACCTCGGACATGGAAGCGCGGCTTCGCGCGCTGATGCTGAAGGCGCTCGAGGGCGACGCAGGCGCCTATCGCACGCTGCTCGAAGAGTTGCGCCGCTATCTGCGGCCATATTTCCTGCGCCGCCTCACCCCCGGTCTCGCCGCCAACAGCGACGATCTCGTGCAGGACACCCTGATGGCCATCCATACACGACGGCTGACCTATGACCGCGCCCAGCCGCTCACCGCCTGGGTGCATGCCATCGCCCGCTACAAGCTGATCGACCATTTCCGCCGCAGCAGGGTGCGCGCCACCGTGCCGCTGGAAGACGATGCCGCCTTGTTCGCCCGCGACGAGGCCGGCGACGCCAGTGCCAGGATGGACGTCGATGCGGTATTGGCCACCCTGCCCTCCCGCCCGGCCGAGCTGATCCGTCAGACCCGGCTGGAGGGCGCCTCGATCGCCGAGGCCGCGGCCCGCACCGGCATGTCGGAATCGGCAGTGAAAGTCTCGATCCATCGCGGGCTCAGGTCGCTCGCCGACCGTTTCGGAGGACGCTCCGATGAGTGA